In Coriobacteriia bacterium, one genomic interval encodes:
- a CDS encoding V-type ATPase subunit subunit G family protein, producing MEDHDVQELEFHRETMNKDGSSPLHLIREKEIEISARILTAKRAADSVVSDARKRATEVVVEAQGDAARLAEDQDRKISEVTNREVADVGASAAAEMAELEQALAGRREAAVAFILESVLKV from the coding sequence GTGGAAGATCACGATGTTCAGGAACTCGAGTTCCATCGAGAGACGATGAACAAGGACGGCTCATCGCCGCTCCATCTCATTCGTGAGAAGGAGATTGAGATTTCGGCGCGCATCCTGACTGCGAAGCGCGCGGCTGACTCCGTCGTTTCAGACGCGCGCAAGCGTGCGACCGAGGTCGTCGTGGAAGCGCAAGGCGATGCTGCAAGACTCGCCGAAGATCAAGACAGGAAGATCAGCGAGGTGACCAATCGCGAGGTCGCCGATGTCGGAGCCTCCGCCGCCGCCGAGATGGCGGAACTCGAGCAGGCCTTGGCAGGGCGCCGCGAAGCGGCGGTCGCCTTTATTCTGGAGTCCGTACTGAAGGTGTGA
- a CDS encoding V-type ATP synthase subunit E, producing the protein MALEDIFKALEEQADRDIVAVTAEAREHAAAILDEAEREADTLKRSRVEEAERLSQARGRQTVNTARLEARKEVASVKDRAVVAAFADAREALADVRTRDDYDTLFRGLLREAVEGVGDGGAVLVDSADVERARGALDEFGIVAEVRGEMHCAGGVVVELEGGRVLRRNTLEDRLDKFAGVAQASVAEILFA; encoded by the coding sequence GTGGCACTCGAAGATATCTTCAAAGCACTCGAGGAACAGGCTGATCGGGATATTGTCGCGGTGACCGCGGAGGCACGGGAGCACGCCGCCGCGATTCTCGATGAGGCCGAACGTGAGGCCGACACGCTCAAGCGGTCACGTGTTGAGGAGGCTGAGCGACTCTCGCAAGCGCGTGGACGGCAGACGGTGAACACCGCTCGGCTCGAAGCTCGCAAAGAGGTCGCGTCAGTGAAGGATCGGGCCGTTGTCGCCGCCTTCGCGGATGCTCGCGAGGCTCTGGCTGATGTGCGGACGCGTGACGACTACGACACGCTGTTCCGCGGACTGCTTCGCGAGGCCGTGGAGGGCGTCGGAGACGGTGGAGCGGTACTCGTCGATTCCGCCGACGTGGAGCGTGCACGCGGCGCTCTTGATGAGTTCGGAATCGTCGCCGAGGTGCGCGGCGAGATGCACTGCGCCGGCGGCGTAGTGGTCGAGCTCGAGGGGGGACGCGTTCTGCGCCGCAACACGCTCGAAGACCGCCTCGATAAGTTCGCGGGCGTCGCTCAGGCTAGCGTTGCTGAGATTCTGTTCGCATGA
- a CDS encoding V-type ATPase 116kDa subunit family protein has protein sequence MLIPMAKIEIIGPRGLFSDVLSLVHEQGRLHIEDLSNKINRGDVPLNRMELQPGVLKEREEMEDLLIRVRSILKALDRGSNTTHVSSKADYDRLYDLDPAELSGEVSLVIAEVEDRTASLAAEHAELESEMSLLARYEPILQKIQPLASQIVTTGQYDSVALLFERRYKGALDALKEELDRITQKQYEIVSTDVDEDTTAAILVFGRQHSDAVHKFLTMENVNQIRLPDAFEGMPFDSAYTEVRARRAAMPGEIEATRAELEKMSAAWASRLGAIRDVLIDRSAEIEAIPKFGRTEYAFVINGWMPCSDVSAFEKDVSARWKDDIIVSQLEMCERDYADTPVAFKNRPQVAPFQAMIGAYGMPRYGTLDPTIFLFIFFPLFFGMIVGDIAYGMINLSIVLWLRMKFKENQLVQGATAILGPAATMVIVFGFLYGEFFGNVLGTRYLDWIQTIQVGPVALPFDRVHAVETFMIVAVAVGVVHVILSLILGIVNAVRTKNRHHLWEKGGILTFVLAIGVVVLLAVVAQNYGSWAIWGQVLFALVAFGGFIFAVRGGGIMGVIETLEVFTGMASYIRIMAVGLAGAIFADAINEIVADMATNPAMIVVAIIIGVVLHTLNFIIATFSPAIHAARLNFLEFFRGFYESGGLKYSPFTKTGGEWIA, from the coding sequence ATGCTCATCCCGATGGCGAAGATTGAGATCATCGGACCGCGTGGTCTGTTCTCTGACGTGCTGAGCCTTGTGCACGAGCAGGGGCGACTGCACATCGAGGACCTCTCCAACAAGATCAACAGGGGCGATGTGCCCCTGAACCGCATGGAGTTGCAGCCAGGCGTTCTCAAGGAGCGCGAGGAGATGGAGGACCTGCTCATACGGGTCCGCTCCATCCTCAAGGCGCTCGACCGCGGATCGAACACAACGCATGTGTCGAGCAAGGCCGACTACGATCGCCTCTACGATCTGGATCCCGCCGAACTCTCGGGTGAAGTGAGTCTGGTGATAGCCGAGGTCGAGGACCGCACAGCCTCTCTGGCGGCAGAGCACGCCGAACTCGAGTCGGAGATGTCTCTGCTCGCGCGCTACGAGCCCATCCTCCAGAAGATCCAGCCGCTGGCCAGCCAGATCGTCACCACCGGTCAGTACGACTCCGTCGCGCTGTTGTTCGAGCGTCGCTACAAGGGGGCCCTCGACGCGCTGAAGGAGGAGCTGGATCGCATCACCCAGAAGCAGTACGAAATCGTGTCGACCGATGTCGACGAGGACACCACAGCGGCCATTCTGGTGTTCGGGCGTCAGCATTCGGATGCCGTCCACAAGTTCCTCACCATGGAGAACGTCAATCAGATTCGGCTGCCGGACGCGTTCGAGGGGATGCCCTTCGATAGCGCCTACACCGAAGTGCGTGCGCGCCGCGCAGCCATGCCCGGGGAGATAGAGGCCACCCGCGCGGAGCTCGAGAAGATGTCGGCAGCGTGGGCGTCGAGGCTGGGCGCGATTCGTGATGTACTGATCGACCGCTCGGCGGAGATAGAGGCCATTCCCAAGTTCGGCCGCACTGAGTACGCGTTCGTCATCAACGGCTGGATGCCGTGCAGCGACGTGTCGGCGTTCGAGAAGGATGTCTCAGCGCGGTGGAAAGACGACATCATCGTGTCGCAGCTTGAGATGTGCGAGCGCGACTATGCTGATACGCCGGTCGCCTTCAAGAACCGCCCCCAGGTCGCACCGTTCCAGGCGATGATCGGCGCGTACGGCATGCCGCGTTATGGCACGCTCGATCCGACGATCTTCCTGTTCATCTTCTTCCCGCTGTTCTTCGGCATGATCGTCGGTGACATCGCCTACGGCATGATCAATCTCAGCATAGTGCTCTGGCTTCGGATGAAGTTCAAGGAGAACCAGCTCGTCCAGGGGGCTACGGCGATCCTGGGTCCCGCAGCCACCATGGTGATTGTGTTCGGATTCCTGTACGGAGAGTTCTTCGGCAACGTGCTGGGAACCAGGTACCTTGACTGGATCCAGACCATCCAGGTTGGCCCCGTAGCGTTGCCCTTCGATCGTGTCCACGCAGTCGAGACATTCATGATCGTCGCGGTGGCCGTCGGGGTCGTTCACGTGATCTTGAGTCTCATCCTGGGCATCGTCAACGCGGTTCGCACCAAGAATCGGCACCACCTGTGGGAGAAGGGCGGGATTCTGACGTTCGTACTCGCGATCGGTGTCGTGGTTCTTCTGGCGGTCGTGGCCCAGAACTACGGGTCATGGGCGATCTGGGGACAGGTTCTGTTTGCGCTGGTTGCGTTCGGCGGCTTCATCTTCGCCGTACGCGGTGGCGGAATCATGGGTGTCATCGAGACGCTCGAGGTGTTCACCGGGATGGCGAGCTACATCCGAATCATGGCAGTGGGCCTCGCTGGCGCCATCTTCGCCGACGCGATAAACGAGATTGTGGCTGATATGGCCACGAACCCGGCGATGATAGTGGTGGCGATCATCATCGGTGTCGTCCTTCACACACTCAACTTCATCATTGCAACCTTCAGCCCTGCCATCCATGCAGCACGTCTGAACTTCCTGGAGTTCTTCAGGGGGTTCTACGAGTCAGGTGGTTTGAAGTACAGCCCGTTCACGAAGACCGGAGGTGAGTGGATCGCATGA